The Kitasatospora albolonga nucleotide sequence GCTCCCCGCCCTGGAGCGCGGCCTCTCCGAGGTGACCCCGCTCACCCTCGGCGGCGCCGGGCTCCTGGTCGCCTGGACGGCCGGGCTGCTCGCCGCGTGGGGCATCTTCGCCGTGGGGGCGCAGCTGCGCGGACGGCGTACGGGGGTGGTGCTGGCCGCGCTCTGGGGCGTGTACCCGACGGCGTTCGTCCAGTCGATGGCGTACACGGAGACGCTCTTCACCGCACTGGCCGCCTGGGCGCTGTACGCGGTCCTCAAGGGCCGCTGGCTCGTGGCGGGCGGGCTCTCCGTGCTGGCCGGACTCACCCGGCCCTCGGCCGCCGCCCTGATCGCGGCCCTGGCGATCACGGCCGCGGTCACCCTCGTCAGGGAGATCCGGGCAGGGAACGGCCTCGGCCCGGTGCTCCGCCGCAACGCCCGCATGATCGCCGGGGTGGCGCTCGCACCGCTGGGCTGGCTGGCGTACGTGGTGTTCGTCGCCGTGCGCGAAGGCAGCCCGGTCGCGTACTTCGACGTCCAGGCGCAGTGGGGCAACAGCATCGACGGCGGTCGCGCGCTCGCCGCCTTCATCGCCGGGCTGCCCCTGCCCGCCGCCCTCGGGCTCTGCGCGGCGCTCGGCCTGCTCGGCTGGCTGGTGGTGCTCTGCGTACGGCAGCGGCAGCCGCTGCCCGTCCTCGTCTACGGCATCGCGATCGTCGCCATCTCGCTGATCGGCGCCGGGTACTTCGGCTCCCGCCCCCGTCTGATGATGCCCGCGTTCCCGCTGCTGCTCCCGCCCGCCGTCGCACTGGCGCGGCTGCGCAGTACGGGGCGCGAGGCCGCCGTCATCGCCGTACTGGCCTGCGCGTCAGCGGCCTACGGGGCCTGGACCCTGCTCGGCGCGGGCCCGCCGTAAAGCCCTAAGGAGGGCCCGGCCGTCCCCAGGACGTACCCACCGCCCGCAGCTCCACCCGCACGCCCGGCCGCACCCCCCACCGCTCCATCGCCCCGGCCTCCGCCTCCACCACATGACGGGCCCGCAGCCGGGGCAGGCCGAGGCGGCCGGGCTTCATCGTGCGGACCGCCAGCACGGTGAACTTCCGGTCCAGATAGGCCACATCGATGGCGAACCGCATCCGGAAGGTGTGCACACTCCCGCACGGGGTGAGCATCAGCGCTCCGTCGATCCCGTCCCGCCCGAGCAGCCCCCGGGTACGCGCCCGGTACGAGGCCGCGATCCGCAGCGGCACCCCCCGAACCCCCGGGCCCGGAGCCCCCGCCTCCCTGCCGACGACCGTCAACGTTCCGTCGCCATCCCGCCACTTCCTCATGGGCCTCCTCATGGCCCCGACCGTAGCCCCCGGCACCCGCCTGCGGGACCTGAACGGCCCGGAGTGGGCCCCAGGGCCCAAGCCCCTTGTCCGCACTGCCGATTAGGGTCGTCCCGTGGACATCGCGCTGCTCGCCGTCGCCGCTGTCTGGGGTGGAGCCACCGGACTGCTGATCCCCCGTGCCGCGTACCGGTTCGCCGTCGATCCGGAGGAGCCCTGGCGCACCGCGTGCCCGGCCGGGCACGCGCTCACCGGCCCGCTCGGCGGCTGGTTCGGCCCGGCCCGCTGCGCGGCCTGCGGACCCCGGGTGCGAACCGCCGTACCGTACGGCGACGAAGACGGCACTCCTGCCACGCACCCCGGCGGTGGCGGCGCCCCTGCCACGCCTCCCGGAAGCGATGGCGACAGTGGTAGCGGCGCCCCGTACGCGCCCGGCACCCTCGCCCCCCTGGTCACCGCCCTCGCCTGCCTCGCGCTCGCCGCCGCGACAGGGGCCCGGCCCGAGCTCGTCGGCTGGCTGCTCCTGGCCCCTCCCGCGGTCCTCCTCGCCACCGTCGACCGCCGCGTCCACCGGCTGCCCGACCCGCTCACCCTGCCCCTGGCCGCCGGGGCCGTCCTGCTGCTGGGCGGGGCGGCCCTGCTCCCCGGCCACGCCGGGTCCTGGACCTCCGGGCTGCTCGGCGGGGCGGCGCTCGGCGGTTTCTACCTCCTCCTCTTCCTCATCAACCCGAACGGCATGGGCTTCGGCGATGTGAAGCTGGCCCTCACCCTGGGCGTCGCTCTCGGCTGGTACGGCTGGGCGGTGCTGCTCCTGGGCGGGTTCGCGGGGTTCCTGTTCGGCGCGGTGTACGGGCTCGGGCTCGTCGTCCTCCGCCGGGCGGGGCGCAAGACCGGCATCCCGTTCGGCCCGTTCATGATCGCGGGGGCGCTGACGGGGGTGCTCCTGGGAGCCCTGACGGCAGCCTGAGCCGTAAGCAGCTTGTACGCCCCGGAACCCGACCGCCCCGAAGCGCGACCGCCGCCCCCAAACGCGACCACCGCCCCGGAATCCGGTCGCGCTACCCGCCCCCGGCTGACACGATTCCCGTATGTCCGAACAGTCCCTTCCCCCCTTCGCCTCCACCGCCTCCCGCGACCGGTTCGAGGCGCTCGTCGCCGAGGCGGACGCCGTTTCCGTGGACGGCTGGGACTTCTCCTGGCTGGACGGGCGGGCCACCGAGCAGCGGCCCTCCTGGGGGTACGCCCGGGCCATGGCCGACCGGCTGGCCGGTGCCCGGGCGGCGCTCGACATCCAGACCGGCGGCGGCGAGGTGCTGGCCGCCGCGCCGGTCCTTCCGCCCCTCACCGTGGCCACCGAGTCCTGGCCGCCGAACATCGCCCGGGCCACCGCACTCCTGCACCCCCTCGGCGCCGTCGTCGTCGCGGACGAGGACGAGCCGCCGCTGCCCTTCGGGGGCGCGGCCTTCGACCTGGTGGTCAGTCGGCATCCGGTGACCACCTGGTGGGAGGAGATCGCCCGGGTCCTCGCCCCCGGCGGTACGTACTTCTCGCAACAGGTCGGACCGGCCAGCGTCTTCGAGCTCGTCGAGTACTTCCTCGGCCCGCAGCCGCCCGAGGTACGCCGTGGCCGCGACCCCGAAGACGCGCGTGCCGCCGCCGAGGCCGCCGGCCTGGACGTCGTCGACCTGCGGCTGGAACGGCTGCGCACCGAGTTCCTGGACATCGGCGCGGTCGTCTACTTCCTCCGCAAGGTGATCTGGATGGTGCCCGGATTCACCGTGGAGCGGTACCGGCCCCAACTGGCCTCCCTGCACCGGAAGATCGAGGAGGAAGGGCCGTTCCTCGCCCACACCACCCGCTTCCTCATTGAGGCCCGCAAGCCCCGGTGACGTATCAGGAAGAGTCAACCTGCTTACCCCGGACGCCAGTTCAGCCTTGCCCCACAGGCAACGCGATCGCGGGGGCCACCGTCCTACTCGGCGGGAGCACACACAGCGAGGGAAACGGCGAGGAAGACGGGGAGCGGCCATGACGGTGGAGAGGGAAGAGTACGGCGGGCCGGCCGGGCGCGCGCGGCACGGCAACTCCGACTGGCTCATGGGCTCCCGGATCACCGCCGTCCACGGGGTCTTCTACCGGCCCGAGGGGCGCGCGGGCGAGCCGGAAGCCGTCGAGTTCGTGCTCGCCGACGGCCAGTCCGTCCAGCTGACCTGCACCTCCGACTGGACGCTGCGGGTGACCCCCGGCACCTGGCCGCTGCTGCCCGACTGGTGCGTACCGGCGAACCAGTGGCACCACGCCCCCCTGCCCCAGCTGCCCCCGGTGCCGTACGGGGGAGCCTGGACGGTCGTCGGCACGCTGGAGCGCCGGGACGGCAACGGGGAGGTCCACGAGGCCGTCATCCGGTGTGCGGAAGGGGACTTCGTGGTCGGCGCCGGGGACACGATGGCGGTCCGTTTCCATCCCCACTGATCCGCTCTCCCCTCCCATCCCCACGGAGAGGCCCCACGGGATGTCCCTCTGCCGATGGCTACGCGTGCGGCCCCACCGACACCGTCCCCACCGTCAGCTCCGTCTTCCCCTCCACGATCGCCGCCACCCGCTCCACCTCCGCCTCCAGCGCCCGCAGCCGCGCCGCCGACAGGGGTTCCAGCGGCTCCACCGTCACCGCGATCCGCTTGCCCGAACGGCGCTGGTGCCAGACGCCCGCCACCGTCCCGTCCACCAGCAGCACCGGGTAGTTCCCGGCCTGCCCGCCCCCGAGCGCCCGCTCGGACGCCCGGCCCGGGAAGAGCCGTTCGCGGGGGTGCGAGGCGATGGTGAAGGCGTCGAAGTAGGGGAGCAGGCGCACTCCCCGTACCGGAGCGGCCGGGAAGTCCGTGTCGCCCGCCACCACCCAGGCGGGTCCGGCGCCCTCGAACGCCACCTCCTCGATCGCGCCGGAGCCCGCCCGCGAGGCGAACAGCCCGGCCGCCCACCGCCTCGGGGCCGCCAGCCACTGGGCGAAGTGGGCCGGGGTGGCGGGGCCGTACGCGTACAGGTACCGCTCCAGCAGGGCCGCCGTCGCCTCCGGGCCGGGCAGGGGGGCGCAGCCGGGGTTGGTGTATGCCGCCTTCCGGCCCCGGTTCGGGGCGTAGGCCAGGACACCCCGGTGTCCCGCCAGGTGCAGGACCTGCCGCCAGCGCGGCCACATCTCCTGGAACCCGGGCACCACCAGGTCCCCGGCCCACGGCCCGGTCCGGGCGACGACCTCCTCGGAGAGCTCGTCGATCGTGAGCTCCGCCCCCCTCAGGGCCTCCCCGACCGCCGCCACGACCTCCTCCACCTGCTCCGGGGACATCCGGGCACCCTTGGGGAACGGATGGGGGCCCGTCGGTACGGCACGGAGCGCGCCGGTCCACAGCGGCAGGTCCGCCGCGGGCAGGAGATGGACCGTGCCGCGCGGCCCGAACGTCTTCACCAGGGTCCGCCGGGCCGGGTCGTCGGCCCACAGCGCCGTACGCACGTCCGTGCGCGTCAGGCCCTCACCGCGCAACCCCACGGAAAGCTCGGCCGCCGACAGCACCTGGGCATGCGCACCGAGCATCGCGCCGACCACGTCGGACGGGGAGGGCGGTGATGGTGGTGAGGGCGTCGAGGCCGGGGAGGGCGGCGAGGAGGAAGGCGTACGGGTGGATGCCAGGCCGCCGTACAGGTGCTGGCGGGCCAGCCGCCGGGCGTTCGCCTCGGGCCAGGTCACGGTCGCGGTCGCACGGGCTCGGGTCGTCATCCCCCGAATCTAGAGCTCCTTCAGGTCAGAATCTGTCCGCAATCCCGTCCCGGGGTGACGTGCGCCGTCAAGGCGGCGCCGCGCGTCACCCCCTCGATACCGGGGCCGAATCCGGTCGCGGAAGCGCGGTGCGCAGGGCATCGGACCTGCTCTTCGCGGAGTCCGGCGAATTCGGAGAGTGATGGTGGAGTGGCGTGGCACGCGGCATCACTTACGAAGGGTTATGGTGGAAACCCCCCCTCGGGCCGGTCCGTATCCCCCCCACGGACCGGCCCGTTTTTTACGGGCCGTTTCCGGCCGACGCGGACCGCCGTACGGAACCGCAGCCGCAGCCGTGGTTTTCAGTCGCTGCCGGGGCTCCGTTCTCCCTTATAGGGGAGCATCTTTGACCGGACGTCAGTGGAGCCCCTGACCGGCAGCGGGTATCACCAGCCCTGACCGGCAGCGGGTGTCCAGCCCCTGACCGGCGGCAGGCGCGCCAACCCTCTGACCGGCCGTAGGCACCACCAGCCCTGACCAGCCGTCAGCCCCTGCCCTGCCCTGTCCCGCCCTGAGAGTCGTCAGCCCCGTCCCGCCCAGATGTTCGTCCCCTCGGTGTCCACCGCGAAGGCGTCGATCTCCTTCAGCTCCTCGGCCGTCAGCGCGGGCCCGGCCAGCGCCGCCACGTTCTCCTCCAGCTGCCGCACGCTCGACGCGCCGATCAGCGCCGACGTCATCCGGCTGTCGCGCAGCACCCACGCGATGGCCAGCTGGGCGAGCGACTGGCCCCGGCCCCGCGCGATGTCGTTCAGGCCGCGCAGCCGGCGCAGGACCTCCTCCGAGAGCAGTCCCGGGTCCAGCGACTTGCCCTGGGTGGCGCGCGAGCCCTCCGGGATGCCGTGCAGATATTTGTCGGTGAGCAGGCCCTGCGCGAGCGGCACGAAGGAGATGCAGCCCATGCCGGCCGCCTCCAGGGTGTCGAGCAGGCCGTCGTCCTCGATCCAGCGGTTGATCATGGAGTAGGACGGCTGGTGGATCAGGGCCGGGACGCCCATCTCCCTCAGCAGCCCGGCCGCCTCGGCCGTCTGCTCCGCGTTGTACGAGGAGACGCCCACGTACAGCGCCTTGCCCTGCCGCACAGCGGACGCCAGGGCGCCCATCGTCTCCTCCAGCGGGGTGTGCGGGTCGAAGCGGTGCGAGTAGAAGATGTCGACGTACTCCACACCCATCCGCTTCAGGGAGGCGTCGAGCGAGGAGAGCAGGTACTTGCGGGAGCCCCACTCGCCGTACGGGCCGGGGTGCATCAGATATCCGGCCTTGGTCGAGATGACCAGCTCGTCCCGGTATCGGGCGAAGTCCTGCGCGAACAGCTTGCCGAAGTTCAGCTCGGCCGAGCCGGGCGGCGGTCCGTAGTTGTTCGCCAGGTCGAAGTGCGTCACCCCGAGGTCGAAGGCGCGGCGCAGGATCGCCCGCTGGGAGTCGAGCGCCCGGTCGTCCCCGAAGTTGTGCCACAGGCCCAGCGAGAGGGCGGGCAGCTTGAGACCGCTGCGGCCGGTGCGGCGGTATTCCATGGAGTCGTAGCGCGTATCGGCGGCGCGGTAGGAGAGGCCGGGGGAGAGGTAATCAGTCACTTTCTCTCCTTATCACGGAGTTGTGACAGACCGGGTTGGGCCCCCGTGACCCGATCGCAGTAATGTGGCGGCTTCGGGGAACGCCGATGCGCGGCGCGGCTCAGGCCCGCCTGGACCCGTACTGACCTGTGCGGATGGACCGGACCGGCCGTGCGGACCGTGCGGCGCTCCCCCGCGGGGGTGGACCCCGGACCCCCGGCGACGGGGAGGACGGGCCCCGGGCCCGTACGTTACCGAGAGGGTGGACTCTGTGAACTTCCGCGACCTGGTGTACAGGCTCTACGCGCGCCGGGTGGAAGGCCGCCTGGACCATGACCAGGTGCCGAAGCACATCGGGGTCATCCTCGACGGCAACCGCCGGTGGGCGAAGGCGTCCGGCGGCTCGGCCGTGCAGGGCCACCAGGCCGGTGCGGACAAGATCTCCGAGATGCTCGGCTGGTGCAGCGAGACCGATGTCGAGGTCGTCACTCTCTGGATGCTGTCCACGGACAACTTCGACCGGCCCGAGCACGAGCTGAAACCGCTCCTGCGCATCATCGAGAACACCGTCCGCAACCTCGCCGCCGACGGGCGGTGGCGCGTCCACCACGTCGGCACCCTCGACCTGCTGCCCGCCGAGACGCAGACGGTGCTCAAGGAGGCCGAGCAGGCGACCTCCCACGTCGATGGGATACTCGTCAATGTCGCCGTCGGCTACGGCGGCCGCCAGGAGATCGCGGACGCCGTGCGCTCGCTGCTCCTGGAGCACTCGGAGAAGGGCACGACCTTCGAGGAGCTGGCCGAGATCGTCTCCACGGACCTGATCTCCGAGCACCTCTACACCCGTGGCCAGCCCGACCCCGACCTCGTGATCCGTACCAGCGGGGAGCAGCGGCTGTCGGGCTTCATGCTCTGGCAGAGCGCCCATTCGGAGTACTACTTCTGCGAGGTCTTCTGGCCGGCCTTCCGCAAGGTCGACTTCCTGCGGGCACTGCGCGACTACGCCGCCCGCCACCGGCGCTACGGGGCCTGATCCCCGCAGGGCAGCCACGGGGCCTGATCCCCGCAGGGCGGTCACGGGCCTGATCCCTCTGCAGGGCGGCCACGGGCCCTGATCCCCGCAGGGCGGCCACGGGGCCTGATCCCGCCGGGCACCGCCTGACGCCGCCTGGCATCGCCTTCAAGCAAGCCTCCCGGAAACCGCCGGTCCGCCCCCTACCGCCGTGGTCCCCGATGACTCCCCTCCTCACAGGGGAGTCATCGCGCGTCCACCGGGACTTCTCCACACCGTGTCATATGCAGCGGCATGGCTTCGGGCCGAAGAGGGAATACCCCTGACAGGTCGACATCCGGTCACCAACCAGGCGGATGTCGCATCCAAGTGAGCGGCACCCAGTCCGCTCGCCCGGGAGGCCCTTTGCACACGAAGGACCGTAGACACCGCGGACGCAGTCAGCCTGCGGCCGACGCGGAGGCCGTGGTCCGGCCC carries:
- a CDS encoding SAM-dependent methyltransferase translates to MSEQSLPPFASTASRDRFEALVAEADAVSVDGWDFSWLDGRATEQRPSWGYARAMADRLAGARAALDIQTGGGEVLAAAPVLPPLTVATESWPPNIARATALLHPLGAVVVADEDEPPLPFGGAAFDLVVSRHPVTTWWEEIARVLAPGGTYFSQQVGPASVFELVEYFLGPQPPEVRRGRDPEDARAAAEAAGLDVVDLRLERLRTEFLDIGAVVYFLRKVIWMVPGFTVERYRPQLASLHRKIEEEGPFLAHTTRFLIEARKPR
- a CDS encoding L-glyceraldehyde 3-phosphate reductase, producing MTDYLSPGLSYRAADTRYDSMEYRRTGRSGLKLPALSLGLWHNFGDDRALDSQRAILRRAFDLGVTHFDLANNYGPPPGSAELNFGKLFAQDFARYRDELVISTKAGYLMHPGPYGEWGSRKYLLSSLDASLKRMGVEYVDIFYSHRFDPHTPLEETMGALASAVRQGKALYVGVSSYNAEQTAEAAGLLREMGVPALIHQPSYSMINRWIEDDGLLDTLEAAGMGCISFVPLAQGLLTDKYLHGIPEGSRATQGKSLDPGLLSEEVLRRLRGLNDIARGRGQSLAQLAIAWVLRDSRMTSALIGASSVRQLEENVAALAGPALTAEELKEIDAFAVDTEGTNIWAGRG
- a CDS encoding prepilin peptidase, which codes for MDIALLAVAAVWGGATGLLIPRAAYRFAVDPEEPWRTACPAGHALTGPLGGWFGPARCAACGPRVRTAVPYGDEDGTPATHPGGGGAPATPPGSDGDSGSGAPYAPGTLAPLVTALACLALAAATGARPELVGWLLLAPPAVLLATVDRRVHRLPDPLTLPLAAGAVLLLGGAALLPGHAGSWTSGLLGGAALGGFYLLLFLINPNGMGFGDVKLALTLGVALGWYGWAVLLLGGFAGFLFGAVYGLGLVVLRRAGRKTGIPFGPFMIAGALTGVLLGALTAA
- a CDS encoding isoprenyl transferase; this encodes MNFRDLVYRLYARRVEGRLDHDQVPKHIGVILDGNRRWAKASGGSAVQGHQAGADKISEMLGWCSETDVEVVTLWMLSTDNFDRPEHELKPLLRIIENTVRNLAADGRWRVHHVGTLDLLPAETQTVLKEAEQATSHVDGILVNVAVGYGGRQEIADAVRSLLLEHSEKGTTFEELAEIVSTDLISEHLYTRGQPDPDLVIRTSGEQRLSGFMLWQSAHSEYYFCEVFWPAFRKVDFLRALRDYAARHRRYGA